In Pseudomonas fluorescens, one genomic interval encodes:
- a CDS encoding STAS domain-containing protein: MAALQNSTFDAMKNKQPQLLSEWINGLEASGATRNLKDHDLQQQTSEFLQLVINGLQDDNGTNINAPGWEATRQFLEKLSHSRAQLGQDSQQTASFIFALKGPLFALLQAHYKEQPALLAEQLWEISELFDAFGMHTIRTFQKSREAVIKRQQEELLELSTPVVKLWDGVLALPMIGTLDSQRTQVVMESLLQRIVDTGSEIAIIDITGVPTVDTLVAQHLLKTVTAIRLMGADCIISGVRPQIAQTIVHLGLDLQGVVTKANLADALKLALTRLGISLGKAV; this comes from the coding sequence ATGGCAGCACTGCAGAACAGCACATTCGATGCGATGAAAAACAAACAACCCCAACTGCTGAGCGAATGGATCAACGGCCTAGAAGCCAGCGGCGCCACCCGCAATCTCAAAGACCATGACCTGCAACAACAGACCAGCGAATTCCTGCAACTGGTGATCAACGGCCTGCAGGATGACAACGGCACCAACATCAATGCGCCGGGTTGGGAAGCCACCCGCCAGTTCCTCGAAAAGCTCTCCCACAGCCGTGCCCAGCTCGGTCAGGATTCGCAACAGACTGCCAGTTTCATCTTCGCCCTGAAGGGCCCGCTGTTTGCCCTGCTGCAAGCGCACTATAAAGAACAGCCAGCGCTGCTCGCCGAACAACTCTGGGAAATTTCCGAACTGTTCGACGCCTTCGGCATGCACACCATCCGTACCTTCCAGAAGTCCCGTGAAGCGGTGATCAAACGCCAACAGGAAGAACTGCTGGAGCTCTCCACGCCGGTGGTCAAACTGTGGGACGGCGTCCTGGCGCTGCCGATGATCGGCACCCTCGATTCGCAACGCACCCAAGTGGTGATGGAGTCCTTGCTACAACGCATCGTCGACACCGGTTCGGAAATCGCCATCATCGACATTACCGGCGTACCGACCGTCGACACGCTGGTTGCGCAGCACCTGCTGAAAACCGTGACCGCGATTCGTCTGATGGGTGCCGATTGCATCATCAGCGGCGTGCGTCCGCAAATCGCCCAGACCATCGTCCACCTGGGCCTCGACCTGCAAGGCGTGGTGACCAAGGCCAATCTTGCCGACGCACTGAAGCTTGCCCTCACCCGCCTGGGCATCAGCCTCGGCAAAGCGGTCTGA
- a CDS encoding STAS domain-containing protein, which translates to MERIPILQMGKFLLVTIQVDMHDQLALTLQDDLSERISKTSARGVLIDISALDMVDSFIGRMISTISGLSKIMDAETMLVGMQPAVAITLVELGLTLPGVSTALNVERGMKLLQERVDRQ; encoded by the coding sequence ATGGAACGTATCCCGATTCTTCAAATGGGCAAGTTCCTGCTGGTGACCATTCAGGTCGACATGCACGATCAACTCGCCCTCACGTTGCAGGACGACTTGTCCGAGCGCATCAGCAAGACTTCGGCTCGCGGTGTGCTGATCGATATCTCGGCGCTGGACATGGTCGACTCGTTCATTGGCCGGATGATCAGCACCATCTCCGGGCTGTCGAAAATCATGGACGCCGAAACCATGCTGGTCGGCATGCAGCCGGCCGTGGCGATCACCCTGGTCGAACTCGGCCTGACCCTGCCCGGCGTGAGCACCGCACTGAACGTCGAGCGCGGGATGAAACTGCTGCAGGAACGAGTAGACCGGCAATGA
- a CDS encoding anti-sigma regulatory factor, with the protein MTVRSSGTQPIHIEQDVVLARQTARKLATECGMRLIDLTKMVTAVSELARNTMVYGGGGDMDWQILDEDHKVGLRLTFRDEGPGIADIKLAMTDGWTSGSGMGLGLTGAKRLVEEFELDTEPGKGTRITITRWT; encoded by the coding sequence ATGACCGTACGCAGCAGCGGTACTCAACCCATCCATATCGAGCAGGATGTCGTGCTCGCACGCCAGACCGCCCGCAAACTCGCCACCGAATGCGGGATGCGCCTGATCGACCTGACCAAAATGGTCACGGCGGTCAGCGAGCTGGCCCGCAACACCATGGTGTACGGTGGCGGCGGCGACATGGACTGGCAGATTCTCGATGAAGATCACAAGGTCGGGCTGCGCTTGACGTTCCGCGACGAAGGCCCCGGTATTGCCGATATCAAACTGGCGATGACCGACGGCTGGACCTCCGGCAGCGGCATGGGCCTGGGCCTGACCGGGGCAAAACGCCTGGTCGAGGAGTTCGAACTGGACACCGAGCCGGGCAAGGGCACGCGAATAACGATCACCCGATGGACATGA